In the Diospyros lotus cultivar Yz01 chromosome 13, ASM1463336v1, whole genome shotgun sequence genome, GCTCCCTTTTCCCATTAGGACCTGGAGAATAAGAAGACGTCAGAGGAAGGAGATGAGGTCGATAAGGCGTTCGTCGACCGAATTTTCGACTCTAAGGAGGTGCCACCATGGAAAGACCAACTCACTTTCAAAACCTTCACGGCAAGTTTCGCTACCCAtctctcttccccccccccccccctccttccTCTCAAACCCAATTTTTCTCCCTGCCTCCCCCCATCGCTACCGTTGCCATCCTTACTGCCCATCGCTAATGGTCGATCTTCATTGCTCACCGTTGGTGGGGCGGTGGTGGAAGAGAAAACAGTTATGTGGTTACATGAAAAATGAGATCCAACCCCCCCggggaaaataaatttcaataaaagTGAGAATTGAGGGTTACGTGACTACaatatgaaaaacatttttcataaaaaaaattgatcaatCAAACACTCTAAAAACTGAAATTTAGGTGAAAAATGaccattttttataaaaaaaaaaaatgaccaatCAAACATGCCCTAAATGttattatatgaatttttaactaattaGAAATCTCTATCTACCACtatatttacaaatttttatataattttaaaattttaacaattaaatccAAATTGATTCAATTGAATACAActttatctaatatataaaatcaatttataaagagtataatatatatcaagtgtcatataataataatatatataaaatttacatgtatatataagcagcaaaaaagaaaaatatatataacattaaaaaaaataaattatgtacaataagttatactttttttttttcttaaaaatataaatttcataaatattattattatataacacttAATATGCCAAATTGGCATCAATATGATCAcactttttaaattaattttatttattaaataaaattacacaaaattaaatcaatttgagcCTAGTtatcaaaattgaataaaattgtaaattctCAAGAAGGATTGAATTATTTCATGATtagtcatttttataattatactaTATTGATCCATAACATTCACTTTGCAAAGTGAACAATAAACCATGTAAGACCCACTATTTGAGCTTGCAGACTCTGCAGAATCATATGAATAGCACTACTACATCaaacaaccaaaataataacaataaataaataaaatgtgaCATTCACGACACACATGAGACTCTCCATTTTATAAGTGTCGAGATGAATATAAACAGATCACTATAAACAGTAGTGTTGGGATGACTTTGGATTCAGAATAGACAGCCAGAGATCAATGAAGAAGAGAGCTTCGAGAGAGCACTCCCCTTGTACTTGGAAGATTTCAGGCTTTTAATGCCATACCAGTGCTGATTTACTTGAAACTTTCTAATGCATTAGCAATAAAAGCAATGACATgtgaataaaaattatcttaaattattATGCCATTAAAATgactattattatattaataaaatagaaCATCTAtgaaaattagttaaaattaagaaaataccACCATCACATCATCCTTAATGGCATAATCATAAAAAGGCCACTGCCTTGTCATTCTAATAATTTTCTTGTGTATATCATTTCCACAAGAAAATGccaataatataccaatagaagttCTCTAATGACAGATGGCGGTGCCCttttaacattgaaatcaacCTAATATCCAAGGGGGTAGACAGAGGAAATCAATTTAAAACATATCCATTAACATGGTATTGCAGGTTTCTTATAATGTCACATATAAGTCGAGACGTTCACGAGCCGCTCTTTTATCAAACCGCTCGATAAAAGATCGTTCGTTAAGGTAAATAATCCgaatttaagattaattttaaaactcaatttataaacaaatagtAAATTAAGTTTGAACAAAATTAGAATTACAATTGAATCGAGTTAAAGCCGAGCTAAGCTCAAACTCGACTTACGAGCTAATTTCTAGGCTCGAGCTCAAGCGCCTGCTGATGAGCCTAAGCTAGAAAACTCGACACGAGATCAAGCTCGAGCTTGGACTCAAACTCgtcaaaatatgttattttgctTAAATCTaatttgttatattatatatatagatattatgttaaattattaaattaatattttaaataatttaaaacatattcaatttaattatattattataacaatttaaagtttcataattttatgttaaataatacatttataaaattacaaataaatatatttataaacgaaCTTGTTCACGAATTATTTGTGAACTTCTAATTAATCATGTTTATGAGCctctaattaaatttattagcATTCACAAACCTATAATCGAATATGTTCGCGAGTTTTAATGAGCTTACACTCAGTTCGTTTACAAATCAAGCCTCAAAATTATGCTCAAACTCGTTTATCTTAACGAACAAACTTAAACGAATTTTTGTTGAATCGAACACCGAGCCACTCATGAATGGCTTGTTTCATTTGCAACCCTAAgcaaaataatagattttgACGAGCCCAAGCTCGCGAACACGAGCTCAAGCCAAACTTTAAGGCTTGAATTGAGCTCAAGCCTATAAATTGGCTTTTGAGCCAAGCCTTAGCTCAGCGAAGCTCGGCTCGACTCGATTCAATTACAACCCTAGTTTTTTGGATGGCACCTAAGTGGAGAGGCGAGTTGCTTCGCACAAATTGACCCCACTAAGCCTAACTCTTAAGTGGAGTGAGGGATTGGACCTACTCTTTCTACACACAAATATCCCTTGGTTTCCAAACGTACCCTTTTTGCTGAGGAAAAAAGTGCAAAACACATCCATTAACATAAAAGCCCCAATAAGTTTAGGGTGGTAGAGACGTTACATCAGTTTAAGGCCATTACACAATAAATTTAGAGTGGTAGGAACGTTAAGTGTCAAGAGACAGCTTCTTTGGTTTCTCATCTCCTCTTAACTAAGCCTGAAACAGTCCCAAAGGACTCCTCAAGTGGAGCTCTTTTAGCCTGCCTAGCAAAACCCATGATGTTGGCCTGTATCATGTTATCTATCCTAGGATTGCCATTAGAGCAAACATCATCTCTTTGctcattttcatcttcttgCTCTAAGGTTTTGACAGTAGGGTTTGCTAATTCCATCTCTGCCTCTGAAGTTAACAAATCCTTCAACTGTTCGGCAAATATCTGCGACTCAGATATTGCTTCGCTTCCTAGAGGCTCAGAATCTAACAAAGATACACTTTTCTTACATGAGGCTTGGGGTTCTAGTGTTCCTATCTTAAACATTAGAGATAGATACATTAGAGATAGATGAGATAAGCTTAGCATAATAAACCTCCTCGAAAAGGCATAGAGTCTTGAGCTAGCAACTGCGCTTCTGATGTCGAAGCAGAACATCAGTACTTGTCTCCCCTGACTGATTAGGCAGTGCTTCCATGTCGCGTTGAAGTAAAGTCGTTTGGAACTTTCCTGTCTATAAAGTTTGGTTAGACAACATGTAACACCTCTAGCACAGTACACCAACAGAAATGGGGAGACTTACATGTGGATATATATAAGGACGAACTGCAAACCCAATTATCAAGCCAATCAAGCAAGAAATTCCCAGAAccaaagcccaagcccaaactGGTGCTCCTGCCAGTCCTGAGGAGATATTTTATGTTCAAATTAGTAATGTTTTAATCTCCTAACAATTCAAAGGCATAGCCAACCTCCAAAATTTAGAAAGATCCTTCTGTTTCACAGGCAAGCATACATCTTTCAGCAACTTAGAGATGGCTTAAGAAGCAATCTTTGTCGCTGATAAGATACCTAAATAGTCATACTGGCATAAATATGTTGGTTAAGTTTTAGGGTAAAGAAGTAACAattgagagatagagagagagagttaacaAGGAATACAGGATTGAGTACAATCCAAAAAGGGTCTAAAACCACTCAAGCCCAAATGAGTAATGCTAGGAGTCATAACTGACGTCATCAGTCATGTGTCGCATTCTCATTTGAAGAGGTGCTAGGCAGATGAGACAATGACACATGATTTTCTTAACCTCCTTCAATGAGGATGCGACACATAATTGATGACACCGTTATCAG is a window encoding:
- the LOC127789182 gene encoding uncharacterized protein LOC127789182 isoform X1, whose translation is MASPVAFFVALFILFNFHVSADILFEDGYTVSTILDGHKSKLFPHSILPQFGSSDLIVLDSVNSAFYTVSFTSSQESEIEQLLDNGSGFSDGDLATAQFGKPKSFALDFNGNIYVADQNNNAIRKISKSGVTTIAGGGSRMGHKDGPGRNTSFSADFELAFVPARCALMICDRGHNLIRQINLKPQDCSRGSQSGLAGAPVWAWALVLGISCLIGLIIGFAVRPYIYPHESSKRLYFNATWKHCLISQGRQVLMFCFDIRSAVASSRLYAFSRRFIMLSLSHLSLMYLSLMFKIGTLEPQASCKKSVSLLDSEPLGSEAISESQIFAEQLKDLLTSEAEMELANPTVKTLEQEDENEQRDDVCSNGNPRIDNMIQANIMGFARQAKRAPLEESFGTVSGLVKRR